The following proteins are encoded in a genomic region of Zea mays cultivar B73 chromosome 9, Zm-B73-REFERENCE-NAM-5.0, whole genome shotgun sequence:
- the LOC100282035 gene encoding ring finger protein yields MSTTVSPPPDSFGDAPTAPGTPSSNFTLLYIIIAVLTGVILYVAIRHGQSVLAEWQRLQGGGQGEAEASGTRLGLSVEDIAALPTFTYQARAASASPQGGGMSRSKGRTPGRAVVECVVCLQEMEDGDVVRALPACRHFFHGGCIDAWLSAHSTCPVCRAHPKPERARLAEAPMSPPLPQLRRCGVSPERSTASRVLVDILARSPLRNSCSCSTSGSKSKETIVSKSPSPRLHFGSRIPSPKPQLSGRVEDRCSMSPPSGLSEIVVVPSKSPSPMRFSTSRQLTTARSVATLERIEVIASASPSPLPIREDGGGSLSKSQ; encoded by the coding sequence ATGTCCACCACGGTCTCGCCGCCGCCAGACTCTTTCGGCGATGCCCCAACGGCACCCGGCACCCCCAGCTCCAACTTCACGCTGCTGTACATCATCATCGCGGTGCTCACCGGCGTGATACTGTACGTGGCCATCCGCCATGGCCAGTCAGTCCTGGCCGAGTGGCAACGGCTCCAGGGAGGCGGCCAGGGCGAGGCCGAGGCGTCCGGGACGAGGCTCGGGCTTAGCGTGGAGGACATCGCCGCGCTGCCCACGTTCACGTACCAGGCGCGGGCCGCGTCGGCGTCGCCGCAAGGTGGCGGGATGAGCCGCAGCAAGGGCAGGACGCCGGGCCGGGCGGTGGTGGAGTGCGTCGTGTGCCTGCAGGAGATGGAGGACGGCGACGTCGTGCGCGCGCTGCCCGCGTGCAGGCACTTCTTCCACGGTGGCTGCATCGACGCCTGGCTGTCCGCGCACTCGACGTGCCCCGTGTGCCGCGCGCACCCGAAACCCGAGCGCGCGCGGCTGGCGGAGGCGCCCATGTCCCCGCCACTGCCGCAGCTGCGACGGTGCGGCGTGTCGCCTGAGCGGTCCACGGCATCGAGGGTCCTGGTGGACATCCTGGCGCGGTCACCGTTGAGAAACAGCTGCTCCTGCTCGACAAGTGGATCCAAATCCAAGGAGACCATCGTCTCAAAATCACCATCGCCAAGGCTTCACTTTGGGTCAAGGATTCCGTCTCCGAAGCCGCAGTTGTCTGGCCGGGTGGAAGATAGATGCTCAATGTCACCTCCATCGGGATTATCAGAAATCGTGGTTGTCCCATCCAAGTCGCCGTCGCCGATGAGGTTCAGCACAAGCAGGCAGTTGACGACGGCGAGAAGCGTTGCAACATTGGAAAGGATAGAGGTGATCGCGTCAGCATCACCGTCACCGTTGCCAATTAGAGAGGACGGTGGTGGTTCCCTGTCGAAGTCGCAGTAG